In Geotrypetes seraphini chromosome 11, aGeoSer1.1, whole genome shotgun sequence, the genomic window tctttgcttcagtttttatggaagaagatgcaaGAGATCTACCTGTACCAGAAATGGTTTTAAAGGGTTAgcatgtggaggaactgaaagaaatctcagtgaatctggaagatgtactgagctaAACTGACAAGTTAAGAGTAATAAATTGTCTGGACTAGATGACAGACAACTcaggatactgaaagaactcaaagagGAAATTGCTGATCTACTTTCAGTGATCTCTAGCCTGTCAtcaaaattgtctgtagtacctgaacactggagagtggccaatattaatgccaatttttaaaaagggtttcatgGGTGACCCGGGAAATTAAACCACCCGACTCAGTATCTAATAAGATAGTGAAAACTAttctaaagaataaaattacataacacatacacaatgggaactcacagcagccatttttattgATGGATCTGCACAGGGTAGGAGTGtaggatcgctcctgtcccacttcactgctggaccaccaggcaaagGTGTGGAGAAGTCCAGGAAGTAGGCGGGGTGGGTTagagtcagccctaaaagttatttgcaatttttccatattcacgggcCAGCTCTGAATATGGAAGAAGTGTACATCTCTTCTGCAACAGAACAACTAGCCTTCAATATCATTAATTTCTGTTCTGTTTTTTAAACAGTTAGACCCTACTATGCAACTGCTTTTCCTTGTGCCATcctacttcataagaacataagaattgccgttgctgggtcagaccagtggtccatcgttaaGATTACGATAGTTATAGATTTACTAACAAGTGTTCTGTGACTGCTACTCAGGATTTGATATTACACTTTATGATAGTAGAAATCCACCTTTACAATTAGTACAATAATCAGAGATAGCTAAGGGGCTTTATCATTTCCTCTGACAGGAAACATTGTACAGCAGACATTTTTacttaaatacacaaataaaccACATACCTGTATATTTAATAAGTGTTCGCCCAGTTGAAATTTCCCACAGTTTAGCTACGGAGTCTTTGCCACTTGACAGAACATACTTGGAATTTTTGGAGAAGACAGCAGAGCAGACTTCGGCACCATCATGGGCTTTCTCATAGGTAATGATACACCGGTTGGAGACACCATCCCATAATTTTATGCTGCCATCCTTACTGCATGTTACATACATGTTCGCAGTTGGGTTGTAGTTAACCCCACAGATGGCATCTTGATGCTGGTCTTGGGCATTGCAGGACACAAAACATTGGAAGGTATTGACGTCATACAGCCGTAGTGTAGGGTGCTGGGTGCCAACAATTATGAAATCTCCAGAAGGATGAAAAGAGATGGAACGCAACATTTCTGCTTCCTGTTGAAATGCATAAAAGAATTTAAAGTATGCAGAGCatattaataataaattaataGTTTTAAAAGCCCAAGAAGATGGTGTACTCTTTCATTCTAAACTGCATGTAAATCTATGCAGGTCAACAttacataacattgtgcttgttaaccgcgtaaccataagttcaacgcggtttacaaaagtagTGGTTTGCAACCTTTTATTTTCAGTTTGGACACACCTGGTTGGCAATGCTTGCATTCGTGACACTTCAATACACAACCTTCATGGACATTTAGTCTGAtatagtatggcagttcttaccttatatactcaaatataaaccgaggtacccCCTTTTCTCCAAAAAAGGAGGTAAAAagtttgactcgaatataaactgatggtttatattcaaatacagATACCAAGGCAGAAGTGACTCCTCCTCCCTTACCCTAGAGTCCTGTCTGCCAGCTCTGCAGACAAAACAGCCAGCCAGTCTGAAACTCCCTTCCCAGACCCACCCCCCTCCTGGACTCATTGTAGACTGATCCAGTGGTACAGACAGCCagcccgcccccctcccgaacacACCATGGGCCTCcagtactgccctggtggtccaacggtgCAGCCAGCCAGCATGTCCACCCCACttctcagacccccccccccgacccaccATGGGCCTCCAATACtgccctggtgatccagtggtgcGGGGAGCTGGAGTTGCTGTCAATCCTTCACTCCCTTATGCAATTTTGTGCAACTATTGACGTTAAccagtccaccccctccccttttctcccTTCCCGGTCCCCCTGCAGGCCTACCTTAGGTCCCCGGTGGTCCAGCAGAGATGTGGGGTAGGAGTGATCCCTCTACGCTCCTGCCTGGCAGTGTGCGTCAATCTCTCCCTCacaaaattcctggaaatgataggggactgcttcctagaacaaatggtgggagaactgaCAAGAGGAACCGCAACTTTGGACTTGGTCCTGAATGGCATATCTGGAAGGACATCAGAAGAAGAAGTCacagtcccgctggggacgagcgatcacagcatgatcaactttaaaatcggcatcgggaaggggaaacgaaccaagacccaaaccacaacctttaacttcagaaaagggaaatatgacagcatgagagccatggtaaaaaaatGGCTCAAGAAAAGGACGGACAAACTCAAAACGGtcgaacaagcatggtccctactaaaaaataccatcactgaagcacagaatctctacatcccgcagatatccaaaggaaggaaaaataagaacaaaggagaaccagcttggctaactaaggAGGTGAAGGATGcgataagggaaaagaggaactcgtttaaaaaatggaaacatgaACAAAcagaggcctggaacagtcacaaggttgACCAGAAGAAaagtcacaaggcggtaagagaggctaaaaaggtctatgaggaaaagattgcGCAAGAagccaagaacttcaagcccttttttagatacataaaaggaaaaaaaccagcacaagaggcagtaggccctctcgatgaccaaggaagaaaagggtacatcaaggaagacaaacagactgcagataggctaaattcattctttgcatctgtctttaccaagaACACTGCATCAATACCTGAAACAGGgagagtattcaagggagaaattgaggaaagcctcaccacagtgaatgtggatttggacatgatatactatcagatcgacaaactaaaaagtgataaatcccctggaccggatggaattcacccgagagtgctaaaggagcttaaggtagaaatcggagaactgttacaatccctagctaacttgtcaattagaaccgggcaaataccagacgactggaggatagcaaatgtcatcccaatcttcaaaaaaggatcaagaggagaaccaggaaactacagacctacGAGTCTTACgttggttcctgggaagatggttgaagcactaattaaggatagcatagtgcaacacctggaaaatcatgacctgatgagagctagtcaacacagtttcaggaaggggaagtcatgtttgacaaatttgcttcaattttttgagaaggtgaaccaaCAAATTGatagccagcatggattctgtaagggaaggtcgtgcctaacgaaccttctgtacttctttgagggaataagcagtcgggtggacaatagggaacccatagacatcatttacctcgattttcaaaaggctttcgacaaggtgccacatgaaaggctgcttaggaagctgtggaaccacggggtgggaggggatgtgcacagatggatcaagcactggttgtcgggtagactgcagagggtcggagtgaagggccaatattctgactggcggggagtcacgagcagtGTGCCATagagatcggtgctggggccgttactcttcaacatatttatcaatgacctggaaaaggaggcaaagtgcgaggttataaaatttgcagacgataccaaactgtgcggtagagttaggtccagggaggagtgtgaggacctacaaagggatctggacaagctggaagactgggcaaacaaatggcaaatgcgctttaacgtggaaaaatgcaaggtcatgcatatagggaaaaagaacccgttgttcaactacaaattggggggggcattgttgggagacagcagacttgagagagacttgggtgtgctggtggatgcatcactgaagccatctgcacagtgcgcagcagcctcgaaaaaagccaacaggatgctgggcatcataaagaggggcataacaaccaggacacgggaagtcatcatgccattgtatcaagcgatggtgcgtccacatctggaatactgcgttcagtattggtcgccacacctcaagaaggacatggcggtacttgagagagtccaaaggagagcaacgaaactggtaaaagggctggaacactgcccatacgctgagaggttggataggctggggctcttctctctggaaaaaaggaggctcaggggagatatgatagagaccttcaagatcatgaggggcatagagagggtggatagggacagattcttcagactgaaggggacaacaagtacgagggggcatttggagaaactgaagggagataggttcaaaacaaatgcaaggaagtttttttttcacccaaagggtcgtggacacttggaatgcgctaccggaggaagtgatcaggcagagtacggtacagggattcaaacagggattggacggattcctgagggataaagggatcgtgggatactgagagaggtgctgggatgtaacacaggtatagaaagctaaccaggtaataagtatagaaacccaacaggtcgtgcatgtgcaagaccggagggttaggactacgatgggaagataggacttcaatgagaaaccaaggtggcaagggagccccttctggtgattcagacaggtcgtgacctgtttgggccgccgcgggagcggactgccgggcaggatggacctatggtctgacccggcggaggcactgcttatgttcttatgatagtggagaaccggtggatatcgtatacttggacttccagaaagcgttcgataaggtaccacacgCAAGGCTtttgaggaaactacaaagtcatggaacagaaggggatatactaagatggataggcaaatggctggagaacagattgcagagggtgggcataaatgggaagttctcggactgggagaaagtgatgagcggcgtgccccagggctcggttcttgggcccatcttattcaatatcttcataaatgacctagaagaggaaacaacaggaaacataatcaagtttgcagatgacacaacactatgtcgggcagttgggtcgaaAATGGACAGAGATGCacttcaaagagatttgaaccaactagagaaatgggcggaaaagtggcagatgaaatttaatatagaaaaatgcaaagtgatgcacctgggcaggaaaaacaaagaacaagaatataaaatgttaggtgtaacattgggcaagagcgaacaaaaGGGACCTGGggatactgatagacaggaccctgaagccgttggctcaatgcgcagcggcagcaaagaaagcaaacaggatattgggcatgataaagaagggcatcaagagtagatcggcggacgtcataatgccgctttatagagcaatggttagaccacactggaaatactgtgtccaacactggtctccttacctaaagaaggatataaccctgctggagagggtgcagagacgagccacgaagctaataaaaggtgtggagaatttgagctacaaggaATGCCTCGAAAaattgggattgttcaccctccagaagagaaggctgcgaggggatatgatagagacttttaaaatactaaaaggtttcgacaaaatagagcaagaaacttcgttattcacattgtcaaaagtgactcaaacaagaggtcatggactgaaactgaggggcggcagactcaggactaatgtcaggaagttctgcttcacacagcgaatggtggacgcttggaatgctctcccggaggagtttgtgacagagaccaccattctgggattcaagggcaagttggatgcacaccttcttgcaaatcacattgagggatacgggtgaacaaggtgtgcgggtcgccggacaagatggacctaaggtctgatccggtgaaggcatttcttatgttcttatgactttgtGCAACTAATTATGGTAACCAGCCCGCTCCCTCCCCTCTCTTCTCTGTAGGTCCATCTTATGTCcccggtggtccagcggtgagacAGGGCAGGAGGTATCcttctacgctcctgcccagcagtctctgTAGTGAAAAAATGCCTGCCACGAGTTCCTGCTGCAAGCTTCGCAGGACCTacaggagagagaaggggcaggctGGTTACCGTAGCTAGTTGCACAAATTCAcataaggaagggagggattgaTACTCACTGCTGAGCAGGAGCGTAGAGGGATTGCTCCTGCTCCACCTCTCCGCTGGACTACCGGGGACCTAAGGTAGGCATGCAGGGGGAtcaggagggaaggggggtggactGGTTACCGTCACTAGTTGTACAAAGTCgcatgaaggagggagggattgacAACAGCTCCAGCTCCCTGCACCACCAGGGCAGTATTGGAGGCCCGCAGTGGGTCTGGGAGGGGtgttggctcaaatataaacagagacccccatttttgggcaatttatttggccccccaaatctcggtttatattcgagtatatacagtataaattaaaaataaagatgcCCTGCATCCACAACCCTACCCCCAAACAACAGATGAAGATCATAACTAGCATATTTTCTTTATGGAAATTATCATACAAAACAATTGTGACAggttaaattgttttaaaaatcaCGCTCATACTGTCTGAGGATTGCAAAATCAGAGACTTTAGGAATCATTATTAGCACAAAGATTACCTCCTCTGAGTCTGCTTAATAGCCAGCAGGGACCACTAAAGTACCTTCCCAGACCTGGCCACACTATCTATGTAGTGTGCCCAAATAAGACCTTGAAAACTTCTTATAAAAGCATAAACTCTAACCTGAATATATTTGAAAGCTCGCTTGGCAGAAGGTTTTGAATAATCAAATAATTTCATAGTGTAGTCTCTAGAACCAGATGCTAAGATCTGTTCTGTTGGATGGAAAGCCAAACAGGTCACCTCATCCACATGATCATAGAGAGTTCGAATTACAGGATGGTTCTCCATGTTCTGCTGTGCAGTTTCATTCATCATGACCTACGAAGAGAGAAATGGATCAACCAGCTAAAGGATACTTTTATGTTAAAGACATTTTTCAAGAAATGCAGCATTCCAATATAACATATGAATGCAAGAGGGCCCTTTTCAGACTAGCATTGgagcttaccgtatttttcgctccataaacccaacacccccctctcccgttaccttttttttcattgtcaacctccctcgctagatgcggctgcctgcctggtcccggcAAGCAGCGATGGCTGATGTGGCTCGCggcctcttttcccttgcagCGGAGCGGCACACAGGGCTTCCTGCCTGTTCCCATGCCACTTCCCACAAACACTCTCCTTTTCTTGATCTGGTAGTTTACCAGATAAACAGACTCCCAGTAGTAGTGAATAAAACATCCAAACAAACTGATACAAGACCCAACATATGGGTAGGTGTTTGCCCTACATCAATATTTATCTTGTCTGACAAATAACCTTATCCAGTAGACACATTGTTATAACGTTTTCCAGAACTTAATTTTTATGGATAAGCATAAAAATCAAAAACATTcatgtaaaaatttgaaaaaactgcaaGCTTAACTCCCTCCTCCCTAcaatgtacaatgatcatctctcccttcctctcctctaccccaattctttctctttcctttctctccccatgtgcagcatctttcctcccctctcacccatccccatgtgccttccctctgcagcatctttctatccctctttccctcccatcccctgtgcagaacccttgcatagcatctttctatcccttcttCCCATCCACCCCGTGCAGAAccacactgaccctcccactgcgagaccaacatatctccctccaaacagcagcgaacagcagtgtcagcagcactttaaacaggttGCTTCGCGGTCTTCTCCCGCCAGGTCctaccctctgccgcatcactgcgagaccgacatacctccctccaaacagcagcatcggcagcactctaaacaggctgcttctcagCCTTCTCCTGCCGCTCCCGTCGGGGTCTTCCCtgtgccgcgtcactgatgacaatcagtgatgcggcagagggtagGACCCAGTGGGAGAAGACCGCagagcagcctgtttagaatgctgAGAACGCTGCTGTTTGGAGGTAAGTAATTCAGTCTTGCAGTGGAAGGGTTGGAGTGGTTCGGATGGGTGGAGTGGCAGAGGGTtgggtgggagggtcagcggggtacagctgctgccggcgaatccaaggatggagtcggggagtgcaAGGAACATTTGGGAGGGGCTTTGGAGGCAATCTAAGGCTTATTTTGGAGGAAACATGGAAGATAGAGATTCTAAGagcccccccctccacctcccGATTTGATTTGTCAGGTTATCAGCCTGTTACTCATTGTAccatgctgtgtgctgggagctgAAAGAATAGAAGTtgcaaacagcttacagggagaacttCTGTCTCAACAAGCCTGAAATCCGGACTGCATGTGTCTTCTGACTGCTTCTCAGACCCAGTGCACTTGCCAGAGACCTCGCCCCCACCAGATCcaatgcatgcaaatgggggaagTCCTGATCCAGGAAAAAGCCACCAGAGAAACATAGCCTAAGCTCAAGCCCACTGTGAACAAACCTGGGGCGAACCTTGCTCACAAGCCCACAAACTATTAGTGCAGGCTGTCGAAGTGGGTGAACTGTAAAGCAGCCTGCCCACTGGAAGCAGACCCTCGACCTCAGAGTCTGCACTCTcctgcagccagagctgtcccacaaaggggatcctctgcagcactgaaaacTTTGCAAACTTAGTGGGATAAAACAAACTTGATTTAGATGAAAATAAATAGGAGCAGAAAAAAAGACTACTCATTTGTAAAAAGAAAACTGAGGAATTGAAGGACAGCCAGCGGTAAGGAAGGAGCTGCAAAAAATTATACAAGAGTTCTCACAAGAACAGGTTGACTACGCaaaggttcaggaatagagtgtctgtcaTACTAGAAATACCACTATCCAGTCATTCCTTACCTCAATAGGCATAGCACTTTTTGCCAACATTCTCTCTGTATCCAGTATCTTTATTGAGGCATCAGCAGAGCCTGTGGCTATTAATTGCCCATCTCTACTGTACGTAGCTACACGACATGGTCCTTTATGAGAGGTGACATAGCAGGTCTCATACTCCGAGGCTTCAGGGGACATTGTTTGGACATCTGCATCAAATTCTAAGTCAATGCCTGTGCCTGGAGCCACAGTGTCAGAGCGACCAATTGCATACTGGACAGCACTATCATCATTCTCCATTCCTGAAAGCAGCAGAACAGAATACAACCACATTTATTTCTTGCACAATATATTTATTGCACAATCCTCAATATATGCAAACAGATGAATTTCTGACAATATGAATCAGCATTCTACAGGACCCAAAACATGCCTGGGAATCCCTATGAGTAGAAATTCCACGtttaaaggggaaaaggatagtaaTAAGGAGTGTACCTCCGTCCGCCTGGCCAGGATGAACAGAAATGCCGAAATGTTATCAAAAATTAGGGAGGCTTAGGTAACACAATGAATAATTTAAATTATCCCGATATTGActaggtaaatgtaacatcaggatGTGTTAGGGGAATCAAATTTATTGATAAAAATcgaggactgctttatggagtagCTGGTTCTTGAACAAGAGaaaaagcaattctagacctagtcctTAATGGAGCTCATGATttggtgcaggaggtaatggtgctggggccaccTGGTAACAGTGATCGCAGATTATattaaatctgatcatgttatagaACAAGTACAcataggaaatccaatacaatagcatttaacaTTAAAAAGGGAGACTATGATAAACTTATTTTATTACCATTCTTCTCATGTTAAGAGGAACAGCTGTAAAAgataaaaatttacatcaggcttggaagttattcaaaaataccatcttggaagcccagaccagaaaTATTCCAagtattaaaaaaggagaaagGCAGGCCAAACAACAGCTGGCATGGTTAACAAGTGAGataaagaaaatccttcagaaagtggaaggatCCAACTGAACGTAACAGaaaacagcataaggaatggcTAGTCAAATGCAAAAGCTTGGATAAGACAgaaaccttgaaaagaagattgcattaAGAGGCAAACACATAGTAACTTTTTTAGGTAACTAGAAGCAAGACGCCAGCAAAAGAATCAATTGACCAAGGGGTAAAAGGGGCATATAGGGAAGagaaggccatagtggagagatttcATGAATTCTTTGAAGGAGATACCATTTCTGCAActggtattcaatgctgatgagtcatagaaactgaaacaaatctctgtaaaacTGGAAGATATAATGTCACAAATTGaagagtagcaaattgcctggactggatggtatacatccaagagTACTGAGAGAATTGAAAAATGATCTtgtagagctattgttagtaatgtgtagtttatttatttatttttttttaaattctttattcatttttaatcttacatcaagtgtacaaataataaaatatttgaaattaaatacatcacttgaatttctttctaatataacatcaaatatataaatttattcccttcccatccACCCCTAtcctttaacatttaatcaaaaatatacaatataaatatagCGTGTAGTTTATCTTTAAAATTTAgcatggtaccagaagactgAAGGGTAGCCAATGTCATGCcaaattttaaaaagggttccagtggTGATCCAGTAAATTGTATACTAGAGTCCAATGTCAGTGCTGTGTAAAGAACAACATTGCAGAGCATATGCATACCTTACTGGAGAGcatgatgaaatcagttagcttagcggggttaaaaaaaggtttggatcatttgttattctattgtccctttatcatggctttttggaaatcaatttgggaccaagtaaattgtttactggaaaatcatgtggcattatcgtatgatacgattctatttggtatgtcaatgagaaaaaAGAgacaaatttcatcaagcaataataaacatttattgattatgacaggagtcgccatacaacatatcacaaataattggaaaaattgtagtagactcaattataatttctggtggaatctgTTGTGTcaaatttataaaatggaaaggacaattgctgtaaaaaaagggaattataataaatttaaaaagatttgggagccattgacaaagtattgcaatgaatagatgccattttCCATTGAAAAAGTACACTTGTaaatgtggggggagggagggggaataagTTATACTAAAGCTTTGATCataagaaaggaaaaattatgttcttacctgttaattttctttcccttagacgcagcagatgaatccagagaccaatgggatagctcacatctaccagcaggcggagatagagaaactgattaacaggtggtcctattggctggcactcctcctgtttatctagtatagctccttgcccaagcatccgtaaccatcaataggcatagcatgtaaaaaacttctttcccataacaaatctcaaaatgcaataatacagaaaacaacctgccataataacaaactgcgaaagttgcaaaagaaaaaaccgagagacaatatccagaaagggtggggctctggattcatctgctgcgtctaagggaaagaaaattaacaggtaagaacataatttttccttccct contains:
- the CSTF1 gene encoding cleavage stimulation factor subunit 1 isoform X1, with the translated sequence MYRYKISLKDRQQLYKLMISQLLYDGYINIANGLINEIKPQCVCAPSEQLLHLIKVGMENDDSAVQYAIGRSDTVAPGTGIDLEFDADVQTMSPEASEYETCYVTSHKGPCRVATYSRDGQLIATGSADASIKILDTERMLAKSAMPIEVMMNETAQQNMENHPVIRTLYDHVDEVTCLAFHPTEQILASGSRDYTMKLFDYSKPSAKRAFKYIQEAEMLRSISFHPSGDFIIVGTQHPTLRLYDVNTFQCFVSCNAQDQHQDAICGVNYNPTANMYVTCSKDGSIKLWDGVSNRCIITYEKAHDGAEVCSAVFSKNSKYVLSSGKDSVAKLWEISTGRTLIKYTGAGLGGRQVHRTQAVFNHTEDYVLLPDERTISLCCWDSRTAERRNLLSLGHNNIVRCIVHSPTNPGFMTCSDDFRARFWYRRSTTD
- the CSTF1 gene encoding cleavage stimulation factor subunit 1 isoform X2, encoding MENDDSAVQYAIGRSDTVAPGTGIDLEFDADVQTMSPEASEYETCYVTSHKGPCRVATYSRDGQLIATGSADASIKILDTERMLAKSAMPIEVMMNETAQQNMENHPVIRTLYDHVDEVTCLAFHPTEQILASGSRDYTMKLFDYSKPSAKRAFKYIQEAEMLRSISFHPSGDFIIVGTQHPTLRLYDVNTFQCFVSCNAQDQHQDAICGVNYNPTANMYVTCSKDGSIKLWDGVSNRCIITYEKAHDGAEVCSAVFSKNSKYVLSSGKDSVAKLWEISTGRTLIKYTGAGLGGRQVHRTQAVFNHTEDYVLLPDERTISLCCWDSRTAERRNLLSLGHNNIVRCIVHSPTNPGFMTCSDDFRARFWYRRSTTD